One genomic segment of Arachis duranensis cultivar V14167 chromosome 4, aradu.V14167.gnm2.J7QH, whole genome shotgun sequence includes these proteins:
- the LOC107483399 gene encoding protein AGENET DOMAIN (AGD)-CONTAINING P1 isoform X1, with protein MLHFKKGEAVEATHPKNPENRNRLYPASVLRATNNNRLLLQYHTLFSDHPPNNPLRYSLPLSCVRPKLPDLLNPWFKVGDPVDAYCHSHGGAAWCSATVDDILENSRYAVSFWDEKGNVSTERAVIEQCRMRPHREWVHGYWVPPLPSQMDNNIQYTSSKPKKLKADETYKEQPPEMVSMTNTGNLRFKIKYSRRQLKESKFKKGRMVEVRDEDEGYEGAWFVATIVSSVGKDMFLVEYRDLLADDGTHQLLQEVVYEKFIRPCPPEVPSVSSFKQFQEVDAWYNDAWWEGVVLAVVNSSEYFVSFMHNDVLRFESSKLRPHQDWFDGKWVMASKGSRELTKKFGDVMSKAKNLTGNKIILKCLKSLEPELEQMPRILMSGSRNSSIQFASHLYKGAKVEVRSDEEGYQGAWYTAIIVNSLQNGKYVVEYLTLKTNDLTEQLREEADASDIRPVPPDIQHRHRYVLREWVDAWYNDGWWKGQVCGFACFRYSVYFWPTKEQLEFEHCHLRPHQEWIDGRWVHA; from the exons ATGTTGCATTTCAAGAAGGGCGAGGCAGTGGAGGCCACCCACCCTAAAAACCCAGAGAACCGTAACCGTCTCTACCCTGCTTCCGTTCTCCGCGCCACCAACAATAACCGCCTCCTCCTCCAGTACCACACTCTCTTCTCCGACCACCCTCCCAACAACCCCCTCCGCTACTCCCTCCCCCTCTCTTGCGTCAGGCCCAAGCTTCCCGACCTCCTCAACCCCTGGTTCAAGGTTGGCGATCCCGTCGACGCATACTGCCACTCTCACGGCGGCGCTGCCTGGTGCTCCGCTACTGTCGACGATATCCTCGAGAACTCCAGGTATGCGGTGTCGTTTTGGGATGAGAAGGGGAATGTAAGCACGGAGCGTGCGGTTATTGAACAATGCAGGATGCGCCCTCACCGTGAATGGGTCCATGGATACTGGGTCCCACCTCTTCCGTCTCAAATG GATAACAATATCCAATATACATCAAGCAAGCCAAAGAAACTCAAAGCTGACGAAACCTATAAG GAGCAGCCACCTGAGATGGTGTCGATGACGAATACAggaaatttaagatttaagatCAAATATAGCAGGAGACAATTAAAAGAGTCAAAGTTTAAAAAAGGCAGAATGGTGGAAGTCAGGGATGAGGATGAAGGTTACGAAGGTGCTTGGTTCGTTGCTACTATTGTTAGCTCAGTAGGAAAAGACATGTTTCTTGTAGAATATAGGGACCTCTTAGCAGATGATGGAACTCATCAGCTCTTGCAAGAAGTCGTCTATGAAAAATTCATAAGGCCCTGTCCACCTGAAGTTCCCTCTGTTAGCTCTTTCAAACAGTTTCAAGAGGTTGATGCATGGTATAATGATGCTTGGTGGGAAGGCGTGGTTCTTGCAGTGGTAAATAGCAGCGAGTATTTTGTTTCTTTCATGCACAACGATGTTTTGAGATTTGAAAGTTCCAAGCTAAGACCACACCAAGACTGGTTTGATGGAAAATGGGTCATGGCATCTAAG gGGTCAAGGGAACTGACAAAGAAGTTTGGAGATGTGATGTCAAAAGCCAAGAATCTCACtggtaataaaataatattgaaaTGTCTGAAATCTCTCGAGCCAGAGCTGGAACAGATGCCAAGAATTCTAATGTCAGGGTCCAGGAACAGCAGCATTCAATTTGCATCGCATTTATATAAAGGTGCAAAGGTAGAAGTCAGGAGTGATGAAGAAGGTTACCAAGGTGCCTGGTACACTGCCATCATTGTTAACTCTTTACAGAACGGCAAGTATGTGGTGGAGTATCTCACCCTGAAAACTAACGACTTAACCGAACAACTGAGAGAGGAAGCAGATGCTTCAGATATCAGGCCAGTTCCACCAGACATTCAACATCGCCATCGCTATGTGCTGCGTGAATGGGTTGACGCTTGGTACAACGACGGATGGTGGAAAGGCCAGGTATGCGGTTTCGCTTGCTTCAGGTATAGTGTTTACTTTTGGCCTACAAAGGAGCAGCTGGAATTTGAACATTGTCATCTAAGGCCTCACCAAGAATGGATTGATGGAAGATGGGTACATGCTTGA
- the LOC107483383 gene encoding uncharacterized protein LOC107483383 translates to MSLLTEEIKAKAEMYYGDRVCRQKFSLLLAEIGLPDGLLTIQDIEECGYVKEEGFVWLKLEEKKEHKFDKHNIVVCYDTIVTAHVEPNKIKNLTGVKAKDFLLWFTLTEIHVKGEEGSQQGPVITFKSLVGLSMSFPVSLFMAGNEAIEEAKQDKWWRMIKL, encoded by the coding sequence ATGTCTCTGTTAACAGAGGAGATTAAGGCCAAGGCAGAGATGTACTATGGCGACCGAGTTTGTCGCCAGAAGTTCTCTCTGTTGTTGGCCGAAATAGGCCTACCGGACGGCCTACTAACCATTCAGGACATCGAGGAGTGCGGCTACGTCAAAGAAGAAGGCTTTGTTTGGCTCAAGCTTGAGGAGAAAAAGGAGCACAAGTTTGACAAACACAACATAGTTGTGTGCTATGACACAATTGTCACTGCACATGTTGAGCCAAACAAGATCAAGAACCTCACTGGCGTGAAGGCCAAGGATTTCTTGCTTTGGTTCACTTTGACTGAGATTCATGTCAAAGGGGAAGAAGGATCACAACAGGGGCCTGTCATCACTTTCAAGTCACTAGTTGGTTTGTCTATGTCTTTTCCTGTTTCATTGTTCATGGCAGGAAATGAAGCAATAGAAGAAGCAAAGCAAGACAAATGGTGGAGAATGATCAAACTATAA
- the LOC107483399 gene encoding protein AGENET DOMAIN (AGD)-CONTAINING P1 isoform X2 has protein sequence MLHFKKGEAVEATHPKNPENRNRLYPASVLRATNNNRLLLQYHTLFSDHPPNNPLRYSLPLSCVRPKLPDLLNPWFKVGDPVDAYCHSHGGAAWCSATVDDILENSRYAVSFWDEKGNVSTERAVIEQCRMRPHREWVHGYWVPPLPSQMDNNIQYTSSKPKKLKADETYKPPEMVSMTNTGNLRFKIKYSRRQLKESKFKKGRMVEVRDEDEGYEGAWFVATIVSSVGKDMFLVEYRDLLADDGTHQLLQEVVYEKFIRPCPPEVPSVSSFKQFQEVDAWYNDAWWEGVVLAVVNSSEYFVSFMHNDVLRFESSKLRPHQDWFDGKWVMASKGSRELTKKFGDVMSKAKNLTGNKIILKCLKSLEPELEQMPRILMSGSRNSSIQFASHLYKGAKVEVRSDEEGYQGAWYTAIIVNSLQNGKYVVEYLTLKTNDLTEQLREEADASDIRPVPPDIQHRHRYVLREWVDAWYNDGWWKGQVCGFACFRYSVYFWPTKEQLEFEHCHLRPHQEWIDGRWVHA, from the exons ATGTTGCATTTCAAGAAGGGCGAGGCAGTGGAGGCCACCCACCCTAAAAACCCAGAGAACCGTAACCGTCTCTACCCTGCTTCCGTTCTCCGCGCCACCAACAATAACCGCCTCCTCCTCCAGTACCACACTCTCTTCTCCGACCACCCTCCCAACAACCCCCTCCGCTACTCCCTCCCCCTCTCTTGCGTCAGGCCCAAGCTTCCCGACCTCCTCAACCCCTGGTTCAAGGTTGGCGATCCCGTCGACGCATACTGCCACTCTCACGGCGGCGCTGCCTGGTGCTCCGCTACTGTCGACGATATCCTCGAGAACTCCAGGTATGCGGTGTCGTTTTGGGATGAGAAGGGGAATGTAAGCACGGAGCGTGCGGTTATTGAACAATGCAGGATGCGCCCTCACCGTGAATGGGTCCATGGATACTGGGTCCCACCTCTTCCGTCTCAAATG GATAACAATATCCAATATACATCAAGCAAGCCAAAGAAACTCAAAGCTGACGAAACCTATAAG CCACCTGAGATGGTGTCGATGACGAATACAggaaatttaagatttaagatCAAATATAGCAGGAGACAATTAAAAGAGTCAAAGTTTAAAAAAGGCAGAATGGTGGAAGTCAGGGATGAGGATGAAGGTTACGAAGGTGCTTGGTTCGTTGCTACTATTGTTAGCTCAGTAGGAAAAGACATGTTTCTTGTAGAATATAGGGACCTCTTAGCAGATGATGGAACTCATCAGCTCTTGCAAGAAGTCGTCTATGAAAAATTCATAAGGCCCTGTCCACCTGAAGTTCCCTCTGTTAGCTCTTTCAAACAGTTTCAAGAGGTTGATGCATGGTATAATGATGCTTGGTGGGAAGGCGTGGTTCTTGCAGTGGTAAATAGCAGCGAGTATTTTGTTTCTTTCATGCACAACGATGTTTTGAGATTTGAAAGTTCCAAGCTAAGACCACACCAAGACTGGTTTGATGGAAAATGGGTCATGGCATCTAAG gGGTCAAGGGAACTGACAAAGAAGTTTGGAGATGTGATGTCAAAAGCCAAGAATCTCACtggtaataaaataatattgaaaTGTCTGAAATCTCTCGAGCCAGAGCTGGAACAGATGCCAAGAATTCTAATGTCAGGGTCCAGGAACAGCAGCATTCAATTTGCATCGCATTTATATAAAGGTGCAAAGGTAGAAGTCAGGAGTGATGAAGAAGGTTACCAAGGTGCCTGGTACACTGCCATCATTGTTAACTCTTTACAGAACGGCAAGTATGTGGTGGAGTATCTCACCCTGAAAACTAACGACTTAACCGAACAACTGAGAGAGGAAGCAGATGCTTCAGATATCAGGCCAGTTCCACCAGACATTCAACATCGCCATCGCTATGTGCTGCGTGAATGGGTTGACGCTTGGTACAACGACGGATGGTGGAAAGGCCAGGTATGCGGTTTCGCTTGCTTCAGGTATAGTGTTTACTTTTGGCCTACAAAGGAGCAGCTGGAATTTGAACATTGTCATCTAAGGCCTCACCAAGAATGGATTGATGGAAGATGGGTACATGCTTGA